A genome region from Scleropages formosus chromosome 6, fSclFor1.1, whole genome shotgun sequence includes the following:
- the tmem161b gene encoding transmembrane protein 161B isoform X4, whose translation MNISVVWCLLVLAFVMKILFSLTTHYFRVEEGGERSLCVTFAFFFFVKAMAILIVTENYLEFGLETGFTNFSESAVQFLENQGLESQGPISRLTFKLILALLCSLIGAFLTFPGLRLAQMHLDALNLTTARVTQTLLHINFLAPLIMVLLWVKPITKDYIMNPTLSKESVPLMTEDTYDTLRLWAILLLCALRLAMMRHHLQAYLNLAQKGVEQMKKEAGRISTVDLQKMVARVFYYLCVIALQYVAPLVMLLHTTLLLKTLGGHSWGVFSDPEQPCPFAANANPAASVTVAPEPTAPVGLTKTSVSQLSVALGGLRTVFSPLLFRGLLSFLTWWIAACLFSTSLFGLFYHQYLMAA comes from the exons ATGAACATCAGCGTTGTGTGGTGCCTGCTGGTGTTGGCCTTTGTCAT GAAGATCCTCTTCTCTCTGACCACTCACTACTTCAGGGTGGAAGAAGGTGGGGAACGATCCCTCTGCGTCACCTTcgccttctttttctttgtcaaaGCCATGGCCATTCTGATTGTGACCGAGAATTACCTCGAGTTTGGCCTTGAAACAG GGTTTACAAATTTCTCAGAAAGTGCAGTGCAGTTTCTCGAAAACCAGGGCCTGGAGTCACA GGGCCCCATTTCTAGGCTGACATTCAAGCTGATCCTGGCCCTGCTGTGCTCCCTCATCGGAGCTTTCCTCACTTTCCCTGGGCTGCGCCTCGCCCAGATGCACCTGGATGCCCTGAACCTGACCACCGCCAGAGTCACACA GACTTTGCTTCACATCAACTTTCTGGCTCCTCTTATTATGGTACTCTTGTGGGTGAAACCGATAACGAAGGACTACATCATGAACCCCACCCTGAGTAAAGAAAGCGTGCCTCT GATGACCGAGGACACTTACGACACGCTGCGCCTCTGGGCCATCCTGCTGCTGTGCGCACTCCGGTTGGCCATGATGCGCCACCACCTTCAGGCTTACCTCAACCTGGCTCAAAAGGGGGTGGAGCAGATGAAGAAGGAGGCGGGGCGCATCAGCACTGTGGACCTGCAGAAGATG gtcgctCGTGTTTTCTACTACCTTTGCGTGATCGCGCTGCAGTATGTCGCTCCGCTCGTCATGTTGCTGCACACAACTTTGCTCCTTAAGACATTAG GTGGTCACTCATGGGGTGTGTTCTCAGACCCCGAGCAGCCCTGCCCTTTTGCTGCAAACGCCAACCCTGCTGCGAGTGTCACCGTCGCACCCGAGCCCACCGCCCCCGTGGGGTTGACGAAGACATCAGTGAGCCAGCTGTCCGTGGCCTTGGGGGGACTCCGCACTGTCTTCAGCCCTCTTCTCTTCCGTGGTCTGCTCTCCTTTCTCACCTGGTGGATCGCCGCCTGCCTCTTCTCCACCTCCCTCTTCGGCCTCTTCTACCACCAGTACCTCATGGCGGCGTAG
- the tmem161b gene encoding transmembrane protein 161B isoform X3, with protein sequence MNRKILFSLTTHYFRVEEGGERSLCVTFAFFFFVKAMAILIVTENYLEFGLETGFTNFSESAVQFLENQGLESQGPISRLTFKLILALLCSLIGAFLTFPGLRLAQMHLDALNLTTARVTQTLLHINFLAPLIMVLLWVKPITKDYIMNPTLSKESVPLMTEDTYDTLRLWAILLLCALRLAMMRHHLQAYLNLAQKGVEQMKKEAGRISTVDLQKMVARVFYYLCVIALQYVAPLVMLLHTTLLLKTLGGHSWGVFSDPEQPCPFAANANPAASVTVAPEPTAPVGLTKTSVSQLSVALGGLRTVFSPLLFRGLLSFLTWWIAACLFSTSLFGLFYHQYLMAA encoded by the exons ATGAATAG GAAGATCCTCTTCTCTCTGACCACTCACTACTTCAGGGTGGAAGAAGGTGGGGAACGATCCCTCTGCGTCACCTTcgccttctttttctttgtcaaaGCCATGGCCATTCTGATTGTGACCGAGAATTACCTCGAGTTTGGCCTTGAAACAG GGTTTACAAATTTCTCAGAAAGTGCAGTGCAGTTTCTCGAAAACCAGGGCCTGGAGTCACA GGGCCCCATTTCTAGGCTGACATTCAAGCTGATCCTGGCCCTGCTGTGCTCCCTCATCGGAGCTTTCCTCACTTTCCCTGGGCTGCGCCTCGCCCAGATGCACCTGGATGCCCTGAACCTGACCACCGCCAGAGTCACACA GACTTTGCTTCACATCAACTTTCTGGCTCCTCTTATTATGGTACTCTTGTGGGTGAAACCGATAACGAAGGACTACATCATGAACCCCACCCTGAGTAAAGAAAGCGTGCCTCT GATGACCGAGGACACTTACGACACGCTGCGCCTCTGGGCCATCCTGCTGCTGTGCGCACTCCGGTTGGCCATGATGCGCCACCACCTTCAGGCTTACCTCAACCTGGCTCAAAAGGGGGTGGAGCAGATGAAGAAGGAGGCGGGGCGCATCAGCACTGTGGACCTGCAGAAGATG gtcgctCGTGTTTTCTACTACCTTTGCGTGATCGCGCTGCAGTATGTCGCTCCGCTCGTCATGTTGCTGCACACAACTTTGCTCCTTAAGACATTAG GTGGTCACTCATGGGGTGTGTTCTCAGACCCCGAGCAGCCCTGCCCTTTTGCTGCAAACGCCAACCCTGCTGCGAGTGTCACCGTCGCACCCGAGCCCACCGCCCCCGTGGGGTTGACGAAGACATCAGTGAGCCAGCTGTCCGTGGCCTTGGGGGGACTCCGCACTGTCTTCAGCCCTCTTCTCTTCCGTGGTCTGCTCTCCTTTCTCACCTGGTGGATCGCCGCCTGCCTCTTCTCCACCTCCCTCTTCGGCCTCTTCTACCACCAGTACCTCATGGCGGCGTAG